One segment of Candidatus Pelagibacter ubique HTCC1062 DNA contains the following:
- a CDS encoding D-alanine--D-alanine ligase: MTKKILILSGGISKERLISLDTGKQVAKELIKNGYKVLISEPDKNLSKNITSFKPDVIFNALHGQFGEDGYIQAILETKKIPYTHSGVIASSIAMDKEISKKIFIKNKILTPKYIKFNHKKNKLNIIKLIEKNLKFPVVVKPINEGSSVHVYICDKTNILKNLKVLKSYNEILIEEFIPGREIQVAIMNNKSLGAIELEPRRKFYDYEAKYNSSAKTKHLIPVDLSKNNLAKITGIARAAHKIIGCKGVTRSDFKFFNGKFYLLEINTQPGMTKLSLVPEIAKHKGISFIKLIEWILKDASINR, encoded by the coding sequence ATGACAAAAAAAATCTTAATATTATCTGGTGGTATATCTAAGGAAAGGTTAATTAGCTTAGATACTGGAAAGCAAGTTGCCAAAGAGTTAATTAAAAATGGATATAAGGTTTTAATTAGTGAGCCTGATAAAAATCTTTCAAAGAATATCACTTCATTTAAACCAGATGTTATTTTTAATGCGCTACATGGACAATTTGGTGAGGATGGATACATTCAAGCAATTTTAGAGACTAAAAAAATTCCATACACACACTCAGGTGTAATTGCATCATCAATAGCAATGGATAAAGAAATTTCAAAAAAAATTTTTATAAAAAATAAAATACTAACTCCGAAATATATTAAATTTAATCATAAAAAAAATAAACTTAACATTATAAAATTAATTGAAAAAAATTTAAAATTCCCTGTAGTAGTAAAACCTATAAATGAAGGGTCTAGCGTTCATGTATATATTTGTGACAAGACCAATATATTAAAAAACTTAAAAGTATTAAAAAGTTATAATGAAATATTAATTGAGGAATTTATACCAGGTAGAGAAATCCAAGTTGCAATAATGAATAATAAATCACTTGGTGCAATTGAACTTGAGCCTAGAAGAAAGTTTTATGATTATGAGGCAAAATATAATTCTAGTGCTAAGACTAAGCACTTAATTCCTGTAGATTTGAGTAAAAATAATCTTGCTAAAATTACTGGCATAGCAAGAGCAGCTCATAAAATTATAGGTTGTAAAGGTGTTACAAGATCTGACTTTAAATTTTTTAATGGGAAGTTTTATTTGTTAGAGATTAATACTCAGCCTGGAATGACTAAACTTTCATTAGTCCCTGAGATTGCAAAACATAAGGGTATAAGCTTTATAAAATTAATTGAATGGATTTTAAAAGATGCATCAATCAATAGGTAA
- the murB gene encoding UDP-N-acetylmuramate dehydrogenase, which translates to MDETITRIDLMSIEEIRKFSNEISSKINFDYDLKKSNWFNIGGQTKVYFRPDNLPDLILFLKKFGEKEKIHILGAGSNTLISDEKFDGVVIKLGKNFSNISILPNDVIIAGSACLDKKLSDFALNNGIGGFEFLACIPGTIGGGLKMNAGCFNKEFKDVLVSIQAIDKNGQVFTIPASKVIFKYRSNDLKEDLIFLSASFKGTKKNKEEIENEVLELKKKKDKAQPTKLKTSGSTFKNPIDQTDKKVWKLIKDSVPLDISFGDAHISNKHCNFFVNKNNASFEDMNKLIEFVKISVEKKTGIVLEKEIKILK; encoded by the coding sequence ATGGATGAGACAATTACCAGAATTGATCTAATGAGCATTGAAGAAATAAGAAAATTTTCTAATGAAATTAGTAGTAAAATTAACTTTGATTATGATTTAAAAAAGAGCAATTGGTTTAATATTGGTGGACAAACTAAAGTTTACTTTAGACCAGATAATTTACCTGACTTAATTTTGTTTTTAAAAAAATTTGGAGAAAAAGAAAAAATACATATTTTAGGTGCAGGTTCGAATACTCTTATAAGTGATGAAAAATTTGATGGTGTTGTTATCAAACTAGGAAAAAATTTTTCCAACATCTCTATATTACCAAATGATGTCATTATAGCTGGCAGTGCCTGTCTTGATAAAAAGCTTTCTGATTTTGCACTGAATAATGGAATAGGTGGATTTGAATTTTTAGCATGCATACCTGGTACTATAGGTGGTGGATTAAAGATGAATGCTGGATGCTTTAATAAAGAGTTTAAAGATGTGCTAGTATCAATCCAAGCAATTGATAAAAATGGACAGGTTTTTACAATACCAGCGAGTAAAGTTATATTTAAATACCGAAGCAATGATTTAAAAGAGGACTTAATTTTTTTAAGTGCATCTTTTAAAGGAACAAAAAAAAATAAAGAAGAAATAGAAAACGAAGTTTTAGAATTAAAGAAAAAGAAAGATAAAGCACAACCAACAAAATTAAAAACAAGTGGTAGTACATTCAAGAATCCAATTGATCAAACTGATAAAAAGGTCTGGAAGCTGATAAAAGATTCTGTACCACTAGATATAAGCTTTGGGGATGCTCATATTTCAAATAAGCACTGTAATTTTTTTGTAAATAAAAATAATGCTAGTTTTGAGGATATGAATAAATTGATTGAATTTGTTAAGATAAGTGTGGAAAAAAAAACTGGAATAGTGCTAGAAAAAGAAATTAAAATTTTAAAATAA
- the murC gene encoding UDP-N-acetylmuramate--L-alanine ligase — MKIELAKTEIIHFVGIGGIGMSGLALIMKRMGFNVQGSDVLGNKNIERLKKDKIKITISHTKKNIAKATIVVISSAIKNNNPELIEAKLKQLPIYKRGEMLANIVSLTKNIVVTGSHGKTTTTSLLASIFSKTKLDPTIINGGVLNAIKNSAKLGKSDWCILEADESDGSFIHVPPTYSIVTNIDREHMDFYNSMKDLKELFIKFINKVPSFGKSFICIDDKNNKDLLSKLKMKNYYTYGTDNKSNFYIKNIKQEKEYSQYDLAINLPGKKNLTIRKIKLPLLGIHNIRNSTAAIAVAVTIGISQNIIKKGLKEFKGVQRRFNKIFTHRETNFYDDYAHHPTEIREVLNGVRAAYKNEEVICIFQPHRISRLKDLKKEFSLSFKKADVVILCPIYTAGEKIKLGFKYNNFAKDIVKNSKVRLFMVEDQYQLAKFIKNTIFGKKIVVGMGAGTISAWMRQLPELI, encoded by the coding sequence ATGAAAATTGAATTAGCTAAAACTGAAATTATACATTTTGTTGGTATAGGGGGTATTGGAATGAGTGGCCTTGCACTCATTATGAAAAGGATGGGATTTAATGTTCAAGGGAGTGACGTCCTTGGAAATAAAAATATTGAAAGATTAAAAAAAGATAAGATTAAAATTACAATTAGTCATACTAAAAAAAATATAGCAAAAGCAACAATTGTTGTCATTTCGTCAGCTATTAAAAATAATAACCCTGAATTAATTGAAGCCAAACTAAAACAATTACCTATTTATAAAAGAGGAGAGATGTTGGCAAATATAGTCTCTTTAACAAAAAATATAGTTGTTACCGGTTCACATGGAAAAACAACAACTACATCTTTATTAGCCTCAATATTTTCAAAGACAAAATTGGACCCAACAATTATTAATGGAGGTGTCCTTAATGCAATAAAAAATTCTGCAAAACTAGGTAAAAGTGATTGGTGTATATTAGAAGCTGATGAGTCAGATGGTAGTTTTATACATGTGCCACCAACTTATTCTATAGTAACAAATATTGATCGTGAGCATATGGATTTTTATAATTCAATGAAAGATCTTAAAGAATTATTTATAAAATTTATCAATAAGGTCCCTTCGTTTGGGAAGTCTTTTATTTGTATAGATGACAAGAACAATAAAGATTTATTAAGTAAATTAAAAATGAAGAATTATTATACATATGGAACTGATAATAAATCAAATTTCTATATTAAGAATATAAAACAAGAAAAAGAATATTCTCAATATGATTTAGCTATAAATTTGCCAGGAAAAAAGAATTTAACTATAAGAAAAATTAAATTACCATTATTAGGAATTCACAATATTAGAAACTCTACAGCAGCAATTGCTGTGGCAGTAACAATAGGAATATCACAAAATATAATCAAAAAAGGATTAAAAGAATTTAAGGGTGTTCAAAGAAGATTTAATAAAATTTTTACACATAGAGAAACTAATTTTTATGATGATTATGCCCATCATCCAACTGAAATTAGAGAAGTATTAAATGGTGTGCGAGCTGCTTATAAAAATGAAGAAGTGATTTGCATATTTCAACCACACAGAATTTCCAGATTAAAAGATCTTAAAAAAGAATTCAGCTTATCATTTAAAAAAGCTGATGTTGTAATATTATGCCCTATTTATACCGCTGGAGAAAAAATAAAATTAGGTTTTAAATATAATAATTTTGCAAAAGATATTGTTAAAAATTCAAAAGTAAGATTGTTTATGGTTGAAGATCAGTACCAGTTAGCAAAATTTATTAAAAATACTATTTTTGGCAAAAAGATAGTTGTTGGTATGGGTGCTGGTACAATTTCAGCATGGATGAGACAATTACCAGAATTGATCTAA
- a CDS encoding UDP-N-acetylglucosamine--N-acetylmuramyl-(pentapeptide) pyrophosphoryl-undecaprenol N-acetylglucosamine transferase has protein sequence MNKKILISTGGSGGHVIPATIIYKHLEDNFDVSMTSDFRGVKFLNKDEYNLKIFNVRPISKNLLIIPLDFIFMIFLIFKSISFFRKNKIDTLISTGGYMSLPLCLGARILNIKLLLFEPNMVLGRSNKFFLSYCQKIFCYSNNIKKFPIKFKNKIKVIPALLRKNFYNKRDYNKSLDTINLLIIGGSQGAKIFDDLVKNAIIELAKNYKLKIYQQTNSINFESFKKIYEDKNIQCELFNFNDDVVNFMQKTDLCITRAGASTLAELNFTETPYLAIPLPTAKDNHQFENAHFYNKLGFNWLLNQKEIDEKTLLNKLINIIDNKEEYLVKKKNMKDFNYENTWNNINLKIISVINEN, from the coding sequence ATGAATAAAAAAATACTAATTAGTACTGGTGGATCAGGAGGTCACGTTATACCCGCAACCATAATATATAAACATTTAGAGGACAATTTTGATGTTTCAATGACATCTGACTTTAGGGGTGTCAAATTTTTAAACAAAGATGAGTATAATTTAAAAATATTTAATGTGAGGCCAATTTCAAAAAACTTATTAATCATACCACTTGATTTTATTTTTATGATATTTTTGATTTTTAAATCAATTTCTTTTTTTAGAAAAAATAAAATTGATACATTAATTTCAACAGGTGGATACATGTCACTACCCTTATGCTTAGGAGCTAGAATTTTAAATATTAAGCTGTTGTTATTTGAACCAAATATGGTTTTAGGTAGATCAAATAAATTTTTTTTAAGTTACTGTCAAAAAATATTTTGTTATTCTAATAATATCAAAAAATTTCCTATTAAATTTAAAAATAAAATTAAAGTAATTCCAGCATTATTAAGAAAAAATTTTTATAATAAGAGAGATTACAATAAATCCTTAGATACAATTAATTTACTTATAATAGGCGGTAGTCAAGGAGCTAAAATATTTGATGATTTAGTTAAAAATGCAATTATTGAATTAGCTAAAAACTATAAACTAAAAATTTACCAACAAACTAATTCTATTAACTTTGAAAGTTTTAAAAAAATTTACGAAGATAAGAATATTCAATGTGAATTATTCAATTTTAACGATGATGTCGTAAATTTTATGCAAAAAACAGACCTGTGCATTACTAGAGCAGGAGCATCAACATTAGCAGAGTTAAATTTTACTGAGACTCCATATTTAGCAATACCTTTGCCAACTGCGAAAGATAACCATCAATTTGAAAATGCACATTTTTATAATAAACTTGGCTTTAATTGGTTGTTAAATCAAAAAGAAATAGATGAGAAAACATTACTCAATAAACTAATTAATATTATTGATAATAAAGAAGAATATCTTGTTAAAAAAAAGAACATGAAGGATTTTAACTATGAAAACACATGGAATAATATAAATCTGAAAATTATATCTGTTATTAATGAAAATTGA
- a CDS encoding FtsW/RodA/SpoVE family cell cycle protein, whose translation MINNSSLNSIYYNWWKNIDKTIFLLIIILFSLGLFFSLVSTSFIASDKLDTNNYFFFFKHLVYIFIGLLTLVFFSSLSEKNLFRFSIYLFFITLFFLFLVPIFGTEVKGSKRWLNLFFLPQFQPIELLKPFIIIFVATILCSEKNYNIYIKYLLTIISIIPTGLLLIMQPDIGQTLLVFLSWVILVFVSGINLLFILLFISLSIISLLYVVFFIPKFIYIKSRILSFFNPDGGTHNFQSDKAIEAISSGGFFGKGIGEGTLKTRVPEAHTDYIVSVISEEFGVIAIIFLLILFLFFIYSVFKKIYLEKSEKNKLVLTGSISLIIFQALIHLGVNIRLFPTTGMTLPFLSYGGSSIIGVSILSGIILNLTKRKIN comes from the coding sequence ATGATAAATAATAGTTCGCTCAACTCAATATATTATAACTGGTGGAAAAATATAGATAAAACAATTTTTTTATTGATAATAATTTTGTTTAGTTTGGGTTTATTTTTTTCTTTAGTTTCAACTTCATTTATTGCTTCTGATAAATTAGATACAAATAATTATTTTTTCTTTTTTAAACATTTGGTATATATTTTCATTGGCTTGTTGACCTTAGTGTTTTTCTCTTCTCTAAGTGAAAAGAATCTTTTTAGATTCTCTATTTATCTTTTTTTTATTACTTTATTTTTTTTATTTTTAGTGCCAATTTTTGGTACTGAAGTTAAAGGATCAAAAAGATGGTTAAATCTTTTTTTTCTTCCTCAATTTCAACCAATTGAATTACTAAAACCATTTATAATTATTTTTGTGGCAACAATTTTATGTAGTGAAAAAAATTATAATATTTATATCAAATACTTATTGACTATCATTTCTATTATCCCAACTGGGTTACTATTAATAATGCAGCCTGACATCGGACAAACACTTTTGGTGTTTTTATCCTGGGTAATATTAGTTTTTGTATCTGGCATAAACTTATTATTCATTTTATTATTTATAAGTCTTTCTATTATAAGCCTGCTATATGTAGTTTTTTTTATCCCAAAATTTATTTATATTAAAAGTCGTATACTTTCTTTCTTCAACCCTGATGGTGGAACCCATAATTTTCAATCTGATAAAGCTATAGAAGCAATTAGTAGTGGTGGTTTTTTTGGTAAAGGAATAGGAGAAGGTACCTTAAAAACAAGAGTTCCAGAGGCTCATACCGACTATATAGTTTCAGTTATTTCAGAGGAGTTTGGTGTTATTGCAATAATATTTTTATTAATTTTATTTTTATTTTTTATTTATTCTGTTTTTAAAAAAATTTATTTAGAAAAAAGTGAAAAAAATAAACTAGTGCTAACTGGATCAATAAGTCTAATAATTTTTCAAGCATTAATACATCTTGGGGTGAATATAAGACTATTTCCTACAACTGGAATGACATTGCCATTTTTAAGTTATGGAGGTTCTTCAATTATAGGAGTTTCTATATTATCTGGAATAATTTTAAATTTAACAAAAAGAAAAATTAATTAA
- the murD gene encoding UDP-N-acetylmuramoyl-L-alanine--D-glutamate ligase, protein MLNLEKNFLKKKILIYGLGKSGLSTYSYLKKNNIISLYDDQIITKKNIKDTHTTYKEIIKKEFDCIIISPGIDINNCKLSRFLKKNHKKIYTDLDIFYSRYAFNQKITITGTNGKSTTAKLLYDILKDQKKDVRLVGNIGNPVLLEKKIKKDTLFVIEASSYQLEYSKLFKTNISLILNISPDHLERHKTINKYVSAKFKLIKNQSKNDIAILNTKNFYIKRKLKQKKFAPSILKIEKYISDRFIKKIDNHYFDTDGNKENLTFVLKVSKILKLKNNLLLKSLKNFKGLSFRQEIIHNSKFLKIINDSKATSFSSSEKLLKSLKNIYWIVGGLPKKRDKFLLKKNDCKKIKLYIFGKNQKFFINELKNKMAFKSFLNLKSLIAKVFLDIKNENNFIKKTILFSPASASFDTFKNFEERGRYFNKLIKNYIK, encoded by the coding sequence ATGTTAAATCTAGAAAAAAACTTTTTAAAAAAAAAAATACTGATTTATGGTCTGGGTAAAAGTGGTCTATCCACTTATAGTTATTTAAAAAAAAATAATATTATTAGTTTATATGATGATCAAATAATTACTAAAAAAAATATAAAAGATACTCACACAACATACAAAGAAATAATTAAAAAAGAATTTGACTGTATTATAATTAGTCCAGGAATAGATATTAATAATTGTAAATTAAGTAGATTTTTAAAAAAAAACCATAAAAAAATTTATACAGATTTAGACATTTTTTATAGTCGATATGCTTTTAATCAAAAAATAACTATTACAGGAACAAACGGAAAATCAACTACCGCTAAGCTTTTGTACGATATATTAAAGGATCAAAAAAAAGATGTTCGTTTAGTTGGCAATATAGGAAATCCAGTTTTACTTGAAAAAAAGATCAAAAAAGACACTTTATTTGTAATAGAAGCTTCATCCTATCAACTAGAATACAGCAAGTTATTTAAAACAAATATATCTTTAATCTTAAACATTTCACCAGATCACCTCGAAAGACACAAGACTATAAATAAATATGTAAGTGCTAAATTTAAATTAATAAAAAATCAATCTAAAAATGATATTGCAATTTTAAATACAAAAAATTTTTACATTAAAAGAAAATTAAAGCAAAAAAAATTTGCACCATCAATTTTGAAAATAGAAAAATATATAAGTGATAGGTTTATTAAAAAAATTGATAATCATTATTTTGATACAGATGGTAATAAAGAAAATTTGACATTTGTGCTGAAGGTTTCAAAGATATTAAAGTTAAAGAATAACTTGCTATTAAAATCATTAAAAAATTTTAAAGGACTAAGTTTTAGACAAGAAATAATTCATAATTCTAAATTTTTAAAAATTATTAATGATTCTAAAGCAACAAGCTTTTCTTCATCAGAAAAATTATTGAAATCATTAAAAAATATTTATTGGATAGTAGGTGGTTTACCTAAAAAACGAGATAAATTTCTACTTAAAAAAAACGATTGTAAAAAGATTAAATTATACATTTTTGGTAAAAATCAAAAATTTTTTATTAATGAATTAAAAAATAAGATGGCGTTTAAATCATTTTTAAATTTAAAGAGTCTAATTGCTAAGGTTTTTTTAGATATTAAAAATGAAAATAATTTTATTAAAAAGACAATTCTTTTTAGTCCAGCCTCTGCATCATTTGATACTTTTAAAAACTTTGAAGAAAGAGGTAGATATTTTAATAAACTTATTAAAAATTATATAAAATGA
- the mraY gene encoding phospho-N-acetylmuramoyl-pentapeptide-transferase, with the protein MLYSLITQLIDQYSFLNVFKYLTFRTGLSMFTSMFVVLLIGTPFIKFFSARKILNPIRDDGPTEHIVKKIGTPTMGGVLILLGLFSGILLWGDLSNYHIWFLLFIVSGFGLLGAYDDYKKIKFKNSSGVSFKFKIISQILIAIVGIYGLTQLSQNTELTNLYFPFFKNLIINLGWFFIPFSIFIIVGSSNAVNLTDGLDGLATVPVILVAACFAFISYVTGNIVFSEYLNIPYLEGMGEVSVFCGSIIGACLGFLWFNAPPAKIFMGDTGSLALGGSLGAIGIITKHEIVLAITGGLFVLEAVSVIIQVFSFKLTGKRIFRMAPIHHHFEKKGWAESTVVIRFWIISIILAMIGLATLKLR; encoded by the coding sequence ATGCTTTATAGTCTTATTACGCAATTAATTGATCAATATAGTTTTCTAAATGTATTTAAGTATTTAACATTTAGAACGGGCCTTTCAATGTTTACATCAATGTTTGTAGTTTTATTAATTGGCACTCCTTTTATTAAATTTTTTTCAGCAAGAAAAATATTAAATCCAATAAGAGATGATGGTCCTACTGAACATATCGTTAAGAAAATTGGAACACCAACAATGGGAGGTGTTTTAATTTTACTTGGACTTTTTTCAGGAATATTACTTTGGGGTGATTTATCAAATTACCATATATGGTTTTTGTTATTTATTGTTTCGGGGTTTGGGCTATTAGGTGCATATGATGATTATAAAAAAATTAAGTTTAAAAATTCATCTGGCGTTTCATTTAAATTTAAGATTATTTCTCAAATTTTAATAGCCATTGTTGGAATTTATGGTTTAACTCAATTATCTCAAAACACTGAACTTACCAATTTATATTTTCCTTTTTTTAAAAATTTAATTATTAATCTTGGATGGTTTTTTATTCCATTTTCAATTTTTATAATTGTTGGATCCTCCAACGCAGTTAATTTAACAGATGGTTTAGATGGCTTAGCAACGGTGCCAGTGATATTAGTTGCAGCATGTTTTGCATTTATTAGTTACGTAACGGGCAATATTGTATTTTCTGAATATTTAAATATTCCCTATCTTGAAGGTATGGGGGAAGTTTCAGTTTTTTGTGGATCAATTATAGGAGCTTGTTTAGGATTTTTATGGTTCAATGCTCCACCTGCTAAAATATTTATGGGTGACACTGGTTCATTAGCATTAGGTGGATCTTTAGGGGCAATTGGTATTATTACTAAACATGAGATTGTTTTAGCAATAACAGGAGGGTTATTTGTACTAGAAGCTGTATCAGTTATAATCCAAGTATTTTCATTCAAACTTACAGGTAAAAGAATTTTTAGAATGGCACCTATACATCATCATTTTGAAAAAAAAGGTTGGGCAGAATCAACAGTTGTAATTAGGTTTTGGATTATATCAATAATTTTAGCAATGATTGGATTAGCGACATTAAAACTTAGATAA
- the murF gene encoding bifunctional UDP-N-acetylmuramoyl-L-alanyl-D-glutamate--2,6-diaminopimelate ligase MurE/UDP-N-acetylmuramoyl-tripeptide--D-alanyl-D-alanine ligase MurF: protein MLIGNFLKNIKKEFKNHQFAGLSFNSEDCKKNYIFFAIQGTKSDGTKFIDHAIKKGATVIISEQKFEGIKNKVLFLRSKNVRKILSELSYKTKKNIPKNLIAVTGTNGKSSIADFYFQLLNLGNKKVASIGTLGVKTKNSLKKVSNTTLDPIKLSKILNDLKKQKIDNVIMEASSHGLKQNRLDGLKFNTTIFTNLSHDHLDYHKTFNDYLKSKLYLFEKLLKPRGTIITDSKIPEYKNLKRISLNNKLDLQALSKSNNGIDIYSHQFRDDKQIVEIKYNQKHYKLKINLIGKIQLKNLFMAMLAAKKSNLKFDQIVKLASRVKSVIGRFEKIGTLKNNSKVILDYAHTPDALKTCLTNLKEQFENKRIFIVFGCGGNRDKDKRPIMGKIANQYCDRVYLTDDNPRDENPKKIRLAIKKTIDKSKVFEISSRSKAIHKAILDLKTGDILVIAGKGHEQTQDYGNFVNKFSDRLEILKNIKLKNKILSTNIKINILKEISNSPQINSNIKIKNASINSKTIKKNDIFFAIKGNNKDGNLYVNEAFQNGASLVIANNQKKSKKKIVVDDTLQLLTEASSKLRENLSSKIISITGSCGKTSLKELLGKTLSKISNVTYSPKSFNNKFGVPLSLFNLKKNDEFGIFEIGMDKKGEIDYLSKIIKPDVGVITNISYAHIKNFKNIHQVALAKSEIINNIKTNGILVLNQDDRFYNLHKKIAKKKNINIFTFSLKNKSANIYLEKIVKERSKYKIFVNVNKKQIYFYVRLIFENNLKNLLATIAIISIFKDTQKLEKNIFLDYEMTKGRGDIIKVKLKKKSIYIVDESYNSNPLSLKSAIKNFDELKIDNSKKKLILSDMLELGNYSKKLHLEAGKEINKTSLKNINVVGKHILHTYKNLDKHRRGVILKDKSKIIDLIKNDLNNNDYLMIKGSNSTGLNNLVNKLKTGKFNAL from the coding sequence ATGTTGATTGGCAACTTCCTTAAAAATATTAAAAAAGAATTTAAAAATCATCAGTTTGCTGGTCTTAGTTTTAACAGTGAAGATTGTAAAAAGAATTATATTTTTTTTGCAATCCAGGGAACAAAATCAGATGGAACTAAATTCATAGACCATGCAATTAAAAAGGGTGCAACAGTTATTATTTCAGAGCAAAAATTTGAAGGTATTAAAAATAAAGTGTTATTTTTAAGATCAAAAAATGTAAGAAAAATATTATCAGAATTATCATATAAGACAAAAAAAAATATACCTAAAAATTTAATTGCTGTAACAGGAACAAATGGAAAGTCATCAATTGCAGATTTTTATTTTCAGCTACTCAACTTAGGTAATAAAAAAGTAGCTTCTATTGGAACATTAGGAGTTAAGACAAAAAATAGTTTAAAGAAAGTTTCTAATACAACATTAGATCCAATTAAATTAAGCAAAATATTAAATGATTTAAAAAAACAAAAAATTGACAATGTTATAATGGAAGCTTCTAGTCATGGTCTTAAGCAAAATAGACTTGATGGTTTAAAATTTAATACTACAATTTTTACAAATTTGTCTCATGATCATTTAGATTATCACAAAACATTTAATGATTATCTCAAATCAAAGTTATATCTTTTTGAGAAGCTATTAAAACCTAGAGGAACTATCATCACCGATAGTAAAATTCCCGAATATAAAAATTTAAAAAGAATATCGCTAAATAATAAATTGGATCTTCAGGCTTTATCAAAAAGTAATAATGGAATAGATATTTATTCTCATCAATTTAGGGATGATAAACAAATAGTCGAAATTAAATATAATCAGAAACATTATAAATTAAAAATAAACTTAATTGGTAAAATTCAATTAAAAAACTTATTTATGGCAATGCTTGCTGCTAAAAAAAGTAATTTAAAATTTGATCAAATAGTAAAATTAGCTTCAAGAGTAAAATCAGTAATTGGTAGGTTTGAAAAAATTGGAACTTTAAAAAATAATTCAAAGGTTATTTTAGATTATGCTCATACACCTGATGCATTAAAAACTTGTTTGACTAATTTGAAAGAACAATTTGAAAATAAAAGAATTTTCATTGTATTTGGATGTGGTGGTAATAGAGATAAAGACAAGAGACCCATAATGGGAAAAATAGCCAATCAATATTGTGACAGAGTTTATTTAACTGACGACAATCCAAGAGACGAAAATCCAAAAAAAATAAGACTAGCTATTAAAAAAACTATTGATAAATCAAAAGTTTTTGAGATTTCAAGCAGGTCTAAAGCTATTCATAAGGCTATATTAGACTTAAAAACTGGTGATATCTTAGTTATTGCAGGCAAAGGTCATGAACAGACACAAGATTATGGAAATTTTGTAAACAAATTTTCTGACAGATTAGAAATACTTAAGAATATTAAATTAAAAAATAAAATTCTTTCAACTAATATTAAAATAAATATTTTAAAAGAAATCAGCAACTCTCCCCAAATTAATTCAAATATAAAAATAAAAAATGCATCAATTAATTCAAAAACAATAAAAAAAAATGACATATTTTTTGCAATAAAAGGAAATAATAAAGATGGAAATCTATATGTTAATGAAGCTTTCCAAAATGGTGCATCATTAGTAATAGCTAACAATCAAAAAAAATCTAAAAAAAAAATTGTAGTAGATGATACATTGCAACTTTTAACAGAGGCTTCATCAAAATTAAGAGAAAATTTATCTAGTAAAATTATATCTATAACAGGCAGTTGTGGAAAAACTTCTCTTAAAGAATTATTAGGAAAAACTTTAAGTAAGATTAGTAATGTAACTTATTCACCAAAATCTTTTAATAATAAATTTGGTGTACCATTAAGTTTATTTAATCTAAAAAAAAATGATGAATTTGGTATTTTTGAGATTGGAATGGATAAAAAAGGTGAGATTGATTATCTATCAAAAATTATCAAGCCTGATGTGGGTGTTATTACAAATATTTCCTACGCACATATTAAAAATTTTAAAAACATTCATCAAGTAGCTTTAGCAAAGTCAGAAATTATTAATAATATAAAAACAAATGGAATTCTTGTTTTAAACCAAGATGACAGATTTTATAATTTACATAAAAAAATTGCCAAGAAAAAAAACATAAATATTTTTACATTTAGTTTAAAAAATAAATCAGCAAATATTTATCTAGAAAAAATAGTTAAAGAAAGATCTAAATACAAAATATTTGTAAATGTTAATAAAAAACAAATTTATTTTTATGTAAGATTAATTTTTGAAAATAATTTAAAAAACTTATTAGCCACAATTGCAATTATATCAATTTTTAAAGATACACAAAAATTAGAAAAAAATATATTTCTTGATTATGAGATGACAAAAGGCCGTGGTGATATTATAAAGGTTAAATTAAAAAAAAAGAGTATTTACATTGTAGATGAGAGTTATAACTCTAATCCATTATCATTAAAGTCTGCTATAAAAAATTTTGATGAATTAAAAATTGATAATTCTAAAAAAAAATTAATACTGAGTGACATGTTGGAGTTAGGAAATTATTCAAAGAAACTACACTTAGAGGCTGGCAAAGAAATTAATAAAACTTCTCTTAAAAATATTAATGTAGTGGGTAAACATATTTTACATACTTATAAAAACCTTGATAAGCACCGAAGAGGGGTCATTTTGAAAGATAAGTCTAAAATAATTGATTTGATTAAAAATGATTTAAATAATAATGATTATTTAATGATTAAGGGCTCAAACTCTACTGGACTTAACAATCTAGTTAACAAATTAAAAACTGGAAAGTTTAATGCTTTATAG